Below is a genomic region from Apteryx mantelli isolate bAptMan1 chromosome 22, bAptMan1.hap1, whole genome shotgun sequence.
CAAATCACTCTGTGCATCTTAAACCATCTCTTCTCACCTCTGGTAAGACCAGTATATTTCACCTAGTTACTATGCAGAAGCATTCCCTGATGAAAGGACAGCATCCACAAAGAACATGTAGCCTCCATCTGTAGAGATCAAGAGCTGGACAATCTTCTTAGTTTGTTCTAACAGTGTATCAACTTCACTGTTAAGAGTGTTCCTTCTTCCAGCTTAAATGCCTTGATTCACCTCCTAAATATCAACTCTTTTTTTGCCTCAGGAATGAGCTGAGCAGAGatgttatttaaattattttcttcctgaagTTGTTTGAATATTGTGATGGTATTGAATTGGTCAAGACTTAAGGTATTTTCTTAAAACTTTCAGTCACTTCTGTGACTTGTCTGCATGTCCCACTTTCTTAGTAACCTTTTAAGAAAAGTGATACAAGAAGAGCACCATGCAGTTCAGTATGGTTCTCACCAGTGCCACATGGCAAGGGACAGCCAAATGATAGCTTGCAAGTGCCATGAGTGCAGCTTGCTGATCACCACACTCCTCAGTCCTCTCTAACCTCTCCATGAGATGCGAGGAAGCCCCACACAATTGAGTGAGGCCAAGGACAGCATCTCCCTCACGCACGtccctcctgctgccctgcactcCCCACGTGCTCCATTTGCAGCTGTATCTAGTACATGCTGTCATCTGTTGTGCTCCAGTTATTTCAGATATGTCCAAAGCTGTGCCAGCAGGCCTTGACGTCAAGGCTCATCACGATGCTCCAGCTCCTTCCTCGATACAGATGGTGGAGCCCAGGTCAGAAATAAGGGGCCTGGGATTCCAGATATACACACAGCCTGGGGATATGGGATTGGAGCCCTTGGGAAGGGGCGTGAGGTTAGGATTCTGCTCTGGGTCTATGTACAGGGCAGTGAGAAGCTGTGGCTGTTGGCCACGTGGAAGGTGCACATTTCTGCCACAGAGGTAGTAAAGTCACCTCTCAACACCCTCCACTCCATTTATAAATGCACAAAACCCACCTTAGCTCAACTGAAGCCCTCAGTGCACTGCTATGATGTAAAGGGTTATCCACTCACCAAGATCTCCAGTCCTTCTCAAGCTTACTTTTTATAAGAGAATCCTTCCTCTGCAGAACTCATTTCTAAGTACAAACCCTTGTGTTTCCCTGTGGCTGAACACCTTGAAATGTGCCCACTTTTTGAGATCACCCTTTTGTCACAGTTTACCACTCATGATCTTTCCAAAATCCACAGGTTTTATTCAGCAGTATTTTCATCTTAACTTCTGACAGGTAGAACACTGAATGATTGCAGGTGGAATACCTGCCTGCAGAACACCTGCAACTATCCTTCCAATTTAACATCTCCTTTTTGCAATTACCTCGCTAATCTCTTCATCCACATGACGCGCACTCTGTTCATAACAGTGttttttttcactgcatttcAGTATTTATTATAACATGTGCAGTGATGACTGACTCCCAAAATCCTAATTATATCACACAGGTATGGTGCGATACACAATAGTCTGTCATCTCAAAGACAGTAACTGGCTAAAGCCCCAATGCCTACTACATGAAATAATCCCTCAGCTGTCATCTGTGGGGAAGTCTTCCTTTACCCAAGCCAGCAACATTACCTTGGGGCAGGCGGCCAGTCACGGACACTGCGTACACACCAGGCTTGAAATTACCTGGGGGAAAGGACACACCGAGTTACTCTGCACAGCAGCAGCCAGGTGGGCAAACGTCCCCGTCAGCCATGGCTTGCACAGGTGCCCCCTCATCCGGCACAGCAGCCAGAAACCCCCTCAGCAGCCCCAACAGCTGCTCCTACAACCTCAGAGGAGGGTTTTCTACAGAAAAGGTAGCTCCAGCCCAAACCAGCCAGGAGAAACACTCACTGATTCGCTGCCACTTGGAGACCCAGCTGTCCTCAGGGCTCATCATCGCAATGATCCTGCAGGAGAGATGGAGGTGAGGGGACTTTTGCAGGCCAAGTGACACCACAGTGCCGGTACAGCACCAGGGCTGCAGAGGCCCCCGGCAGCCCACCGGAGTGTGCTGCCGGCAGCAGGACCCGGGGCGCTCAGCCCCACTCACCCGTCGAAGGAGGAGCTGGTGCAGTCGTAGACCATCTCGCGGTTGCCCTTCATCTGCAGGTAGGCATCGCAGTTATCGCACCCGTCGTACTCGAACTGGTCGATGGTCTGTGGAGGATGGAGGCATCCGAGCTGAGCCAAGGCGGCCCCGGGGCAGGCCGAGGAGGGGGGCTGCGACAGGGCTGGCGGCGGGGAGGCAACTAGGGGCCGCGACCAGACCTGGGACCGGCCGGGgcgagaggggagggaagggcctGGCAGGCAAGAGGGAGCGAGGGGCGGCCTGTGCCGGGGAGGGAAGGGCGGCCCGGGGGAGCCTCGCGAGGAAAGCCCGGGAAGGCGGGGGAAGAGGCCCAGGCCGGCCCGGGAGGCGGGTAGGGGGGAGCAGGCCGGCCGGGGAGCGCGGGGCGAGAAGGGCccggccggcaggggagggggtcCGGCCggcaggagaggggaagggcCGCGGCGCACCTTGAcgagggagcagagcaggcaggCGCGGAGGTGCCGCAGGTCCTTGGGGACGGTCTCCAGCGCcatggccgccgcccgcgccgcggccgcgcaggcgcaggggccgcgccgggccgggcctcgccacggcggcgggcggcgcttggcggcgcggggccgcctctGCCGCCCCTTCCCCGGCTGGGCCTGGGGGGGGCCCGCGGCGGCCTGGGGCAGCCGCAccggggcagcccggcggcggAGGGCGGTGGCGCTCCCcggagccgcccccccccgcggcggcccccagGGCCGGGGGAAGCGGCGGCCCCGAGCCTGCgggcggctgcagcccggcggAGAGGCGAGCTGGGCCTGTGCCCGCTCAGGGCCCGTAGCCCTAAGGCTCGCGGCCTCCTCTGCGTCTCGGCTCCTTCCAGCTGGCTCCCCCTCGGCCAGAGCGGCCTGACAGGGGCCACGACCGCTGGGCAACGAGAATTCATCATCTCCTCAACCCCAGGGGTCGGCAACAGGTcctttgaaataatttatttctgtggAACTGGGAGGAGGCACCTTTTACAATGCGACCCTCATGGCTTTgtacagaacaaaaacaaaacacacaagcaGACCTGGTACATGGATAAATATAttagtaaataaatatatttctgagCACATCAGCATATTCACACATCTTTGTTTCTATCAGACATAAATACACAGTTTTGCATATATATAAAACCTATTCTTCCATTTTGGGTCATAATTTATTCTCAAGCCCCAAGAGCCAGGACAGactcagcaaaaaaacaaaacaaaacaaaacaaaaaacaaacctatATTCACATTTCAAAAGGATCTGAACTTTATAAAAGGAAGGAGCAGAGGGCTCCGAGCATAAATGGAGGAGGTCCAGCCAGCCTGGGCACTCTGCCCAGAGTCACCCATCTCTGCGGGGTTGAAGGTCCTGGGAAGAAAGTGGTCTCTGGGGAAGGATCAATGGTTTGGTTATGGACAGAGAGTTCAGGATGCTCTGTCTTCCATCAGTTTGCAGCTGGGAGTTTGGATTCAAGGAAGGAAAATGAACTCCTGCTTTACAGTGATACTGAAGAAATTCAGCAACTGAGCAGCCTAAGGGTATTGACCACTCAAAAATATCACTTGCAGATGTGAGAGGTGCAGGAACCAAGAGGGACCATTTCCCATTTTCTCAGATACTGCTTCTTCGCTTTCCTTCTGGGTGGCCAAGCATTGTAGACCATCTACTGAAGAGGATTTTAAAAAAACACCTTCCCAGAGagctcctccctctcttcccatcTGAGAACCCACCTAGGCAAACCTGCAAACTCCCATTCAGCTGAGCAAGCCCCAGGGAGGGCACTCGGCATCTAGGATGTCCGTTTTCTGAATGAAAAGTAGCAGCAGCataaaatcagaaaatgaaaacactttaaaGTGGGCATTGCCCCACACAGCCCAGTAATACTGCAGTAGGGAGTGGAAAGAGTTATTACTGACCGCTGACTCCAAGAAGCTTGGGGCTTGCTGCAAATACAGAGCCCTCCTTTTTTAAGTataaggagaggaagaaaggagtACTTTTAGACTGCAAACTAGGTGCTAGTTCCTTTGAGGCACTGAAATGCATCCCTGGGGGCTCTCAGGCTTCTTGACTCCTAAAGAAACCAGTGGGAGCACAGTGATTCTTGGCTGGATGCCAAAATCTTGTGAGCCCAGGAAAGGGCCAGAGAGCACCCTGACCTCACAACTCTCCCCTCTGTAAAGTCATTTGAGCCCTCCAGGATGGTCAAGCCTGAAGCATTGTAGGAAGCTAGTTAAGACTATCCATATGCCACATGCACAGGAAGTTGAATTGGGGCAATCTAGGTCAAgctcctgtttttttcctctagtttaAGAGTGACTTTCCTGCAAGGGAGAAAACATCTGGGCTTGTGCCTTCTGCTTGCTCTGTATGACAGAGAAGAAGAGCCTGCAAGGGTTAAAATAGAATATGCTTGATACTTCTATGTTAGAAATTCagctcttctctaggctgaaagGTCCTGCAGTGGCTCAATCACAGGAGACAAGAAAATGAACATTAGGAAGGGaataaagttttgtttaaaactCTGTTATCGGTTGACTTTTAATAACATCAGTTGAATGTTAGTGACTGATAGGCAATTGAGACAAAGatgcctttttttaaagattaaaggGAGCAACCCTACTCTGTAAAGAGCTTTTATCACGTACAaaggaaggcagaggcaggactaATCTGATGTGGGACCACCTAACCAGTGTCTTCTCTCAAGCTGGGGAAGAAACAGATACTTTGAAGGAAGATATAAAAAGCCTGTCACAGAGCAGATGGGGGATAGTCTGTCCCCACACCAGGTTTCATATGGCCAGAAATTACCTTCAGCTCTAATGTAATATCCCTGTAAGTACTTCAACTCTGAAAACTCTGGATAGTCTTGGTAGCCATGTAATGTGCACGCCACATGGTGATCTGGCTAATTCTTTGGCCTGAATTAGCCTTTTGGGCAATGAACTCCATAGTCTAATTCCCTGCAGTATGAAAACTGTTTGGGTTTTATATGTTTTGATTTTCCCAGTCTTTATTTCAGTTGAATGTCCCCAAATTATGAGACATGGGAAATCAGAACTTAATGACGCtccaaagagaaaaagcaaggggaaaaaaagtaaataaacccAGAGCCTAAAAATTTCTCAAGCTTTCTCTCTCCATCATAAAAATgctagaaaaggcagaaaagcattttgaaaaattcATTTGCAGGATCATTATAAAAGTGTCTCATACAAATATGAAGATGGGGCTGGGTGACAGATGGGTGACTACTCTGCATTTGCTATGGATGCTTTTGCTGGGAAGTTTTGTTGTGTCTTTGGGCaatgagggaggaaggggagaagcaGGAGCCATGTGAACTCAAGAATTTTCCACAAGTCCTGTGATGGGGTTATCTCAGATTTGAAACACACTTAACAAATGAGTTGCTCATAACAGGGCTGGCCATAACACCCATTTTGAGGGTGGATGGAGGAGTTAAAGGATGAGTGAGAAACCTGTTCACATTACCAGGCGAGAGGGTGGATTCTGAGCAATGCAGAGTGTGACCCCAGCTCTTGCCTGGAAATAGTGGCATTGTCCCTGTATCTTCATCTCTCCTACTGTTGGCAAAACACAGCAAATGACCAAGATGGCTTCAGCTGAGGGATAATGAAGTGATAAAAAGTGGTGAGAGCGGTTGGTTTCCAATGAAGTCTGAAGAAGCACCCTGCAGGGCAGACCTGTGAGTGCAGAGATGGAAAATAGCTTGTTCCTGTGTCTGAAATAAGAGTGGAAAAGTTAAATGAAGAAATCTGGCTTTTGACCTAAGTGAGGAAATGAAGTCAGGAGCTGCCAGGCCACAGAAAGCCATTTCTGCAGCTTTAGTCTTGAAGGTTTGCTcattttttgaagtgtttagCAAAACCTTCTGTGGCATGAACATGCCGAAATAGCAGCTTGCACTCACTCTATGAGCTCTCCAGCTTGTGACTCCCAACACAAGTCTTTGAGTGAGCTAGCCCATGCAAACAGATGCTGCTGGATGAAGATGGGCTGTCTGTGCCTTCAAAAGAGAGGGAGACCTGGAAAACATGACTTTGTGTTTGTGTGATCACAGCAATATGGGAACAAGTGGGGAGACCACAAGGGAGTATCACATTACTTATTTGCAGTTTGCATCTTGGTGTGGGCCATGTATTTATTACACTGCCTGTGCAGAGAGCAAGATGTGAGCTCCACTACTGCTGGTATTCTGAACTTCTTTGTCCACTCCAGCTCTCTGTAGTAAGCAAATGAGCCAGTGTTTTATTAAACTGAGTGTTCGTGGACATCCTGGACCTCCTCTTCAGATCCtgcattcaaaaaaagaaaaagaaaatgtaaactatAACTAACTGAACCCTCCAGGATCTTGTGGCTGCTAGAGTCTTAATTCTGCAATACGGAGAACAGATAGTACAGTGAAAGCCACTAAGTTTCTCCCAGTATTCTGGAGGGACTTTCCTGGCCATCTCGCAATCAGTTTTTTCCTCTAAGTTAATGAACAATCAAAACTACAGACAAGACACCAAACCACTCTTCAGACGTTTCAGAAAATACTGGCTAAGGGTATGGTGCATCCTAGGATTCACAGTGCTACCAGATGGCTTTTTGGTGTTTGCAATGTGAGGAAAATCTgaacagacattttaaaaattattagtaACTGAAAATAACACTGATTCATATTCACACAATGCCACAGCAGTACTTTCCATGTGCAAGggacaacaacaaaagaaactccagaaaacaaaaggagtcTGCAAGGGGTGTGTGCATGCAAGAAAGGGACTGCACGCGTGTTTCACCGTGTTCAAGAGGAGTGAGCTAAGCTGCACAAATTGTTTCTGAGTTCCGAAAAAAAGCAAACCCAATGAGTGGTGGTTGGCCACTAACACCAATCCTGCATGCCCAGCCAGCAAGGACTGCAGTTCATGCTCTTCGCCAGCTCCTTCTGCCCTGTGAATTATTTACAGGCAAGTGCTGAAGagtttacattaaaacatttcagCATAAGGGCTGCCTAGAAACTGTGCACCCTTAATTACTGCTTCAAATAAAGGAGTGAAATATTCCCTTTCTCTGTAGTGTGACTGAGTGTTCATGCACACACCATGTTCGCTTGCCCAGATGTCTCTCAAGCCTGCCCAGCGCTCTCACATAGTGTAAGCATATCCCAGGAAATGCATATGTGCATTATTTTTTACATTGCTCTTTCCTTGAATGTTTTTGAGACCTAAAGGAAATACATGCCTATCTAAATATTCGCAGAAGCAattcaaaacaacttttaaaaagtcACAGCAAATTCTTGTTCATTACAAGTAATTCACCAGCTGTAGAAACAGAACCTCTACAAATTAACTATATGAGAAGAAAACAACTAAAAcattcagctttgaaaaatgcagcTAATAGATGTGGGAAAATTAATTCACAGACACAGCATTATACATATCTAAGCGTACAGAAGATAGTATTTCAGAGTATCTGGCATTTGTGATTTGCATAACCAGTACATTGAATAATCCATTGCCAATTGCTTTTCCTGTACACTAGCTTACATCCAACACAAAAGACACTTTACAGCTTTGATCACTCTGTGATCAGTCAGAAACCCTGAGTCCAGAATCATATTATTAAAGTATTTTCTGAAAACTCTGCCTCTGTGAGTGTCCTCAACTTCCTGTACTTGTTTTATAAACAGAAAAGTTAATTAAAACAGAAGTTGTGAATCAGGAGATACAGAGGTGGTAGAACTTAGCTACTGAACTGGTCATCAAGAACCAAACAAGGCAAGGGCAAAGGACCTGAGGTAGCACACACTGGTGATATAACAGAAACACTGTTCCTTGGGTACTATCTTTTAACAGTGATCTTTTTCTGCCCTCTAATCCTTTTCCCCCTCTCCAGTAATGATCAAAGAAACGACATGAAAGAGAATGGCTAAGAAGGCAAGCAGCagatggggggagagggggagaatgcTGACAGTGGGCTGGAGGAGATGAGATTTCTCAGAAAGAGCAAGCAAGGGACTTCATCATCTTGTGCTGGGAGTAATCTGGCTGTTTTGGGATGAGATCAGTAAATGCTGGGGTAGTTCAGGAAGCCAACTAGCTATAATTCTCTACCAGttctctgatttcttttaaaggatcCATGCAACATTGCTTAAGGATTCTTCAGTGAAACCAGTCAGTGCTCTAACTTCCAGGTATAGTCTCCGAGGCAAAAGAAGTAGGAGCATAGCTTTATGCGAACCTCCCCATGGAAAAGCTAGTGGGGGTGCTCAAGGAAACTGCATAAACTCCAAGGTCAAGCAAACATCTCTGGGCTAATCTCTGGCAGCCTGGCGGTGGCCACGGGCAGCATTATTCCCTGTAATGCCAGTGCATGGAATAGCCTGCTGCAGTGGAGCTTTTCCAGGGGCTCATGGAGAAAGCACCAGCCTTAGCTTGCATCTGGGTGAGGTAAGCATGCACCCGGGGGGGTACTCCATCCCACAGGATCCCTGTCAGCTTCTGGAAACCCTGGtttagggacttcctgagccagaaatTATATTTGCATCTTTGTATGTGATAGCTCTTAATCTAGGATCTTGAACCCATTTTCCTTTTAGCATCTACATCCTCTGCTCAATGAGCACCACAGTTTCATTACGCACTGTGTGTTACCTTATTCGGTGTTTTAAAACTTCTGTCTCCCATTTGATGCCGTGAGTTATTTTGTTACAAGAAGCAGTGAATAATATCTCTTACCTTCCTTCTCCCCTACTCTCCATGATTTCATAGATCTGTTTTATATCCTCTGCTAATCATCTTTTTTCCACATGAaagtctctgttttctttctttttgctcagACAAACTTCACAATTGTGATTGTTCTTGATATCTTTCTGTACTTTTTCTAATTCTACTATAACCTTCCCTGAGAAGGGATGACAAGATCTTCATGGTGGATTCTAGAGGTGAACGCACCACAGATTTAGGCAGTTGCATGATGGTACTTTCTGCTTTGTCTTCTGTTCTTTCCCTGGTAGTTCCTAATACTCTGCCTTTTTGACAGAACCACTCACAGCAGGTCCAAGACGTACTGTCTGAGTTAACTGTGTCTGTGTATTTAGCAGCAGTTCTGTTCATGGGTGGCACTTTGTgttatttaaacagaatttcatcTGCCACTTTAGTACCTGATAACTCAGTAACAGGAGATCCTGCCCTAACGCTTTGTAACCAGTTTTAGAGCTGACAAGAGCGATTTTGTCTTCTGCAAACTTTGTTATCTCCTCTCCTTGTCCAGGATATTTATGAGCTTACTGAAAAATGCAGACAGTTGCAGAATTCCACTTTCCTCCATTTCCTAGTAACTTTCTTCCACTAAGACTGATCCGCACTTTGTCTCTTATTTTTTAACCACTTACTTACCTATGAGAGAACCTTCCCTTTTATCCTTTGATAGCTTCATTCCCTTAAAAGACCTGCGAGGCGGTCTCTCTCTCGACAAAAGTTGTGCTACCTCCTCCCCTGGATTTCACATTTATCCATGTGTCTACAAGTCAGACCCTGTATTTAAATTTTTAACAATTTGCTTGGCACGAAAGTCAGGCTAATCGTTCTGCGGCTTCAGCTATTTAGAACTGACATTGCCTTCAGCTCTTCCTTCTGGCTCTGGACATGGATAATAGATTACAGTCCATGGTTCGTGGTTTAGCAGTCTTGTATTTAAGCCCCTGCACAATGCTCAGGTGAGTAATCTGTAGCCCTGGCAATTTGTTGCTATTCACTTTATAGATACATTTCAGAAATGCTTATAACTGATGTTTTGATTTGTGAGAGATCCACTAACTCATGCCCCGAACAGAGATTTGCCAGTATGAGAATCTGCTCAACCACTTCCATGCTGATCTCTAATGCAATAAATCATTTTGCTCATCTGTTACTACGCTATGTCCCCTGAACATGCCTTATAGACCTGCATGACTCTCTGGACCTGCAGAGGCAGGCTCTGGCAGGCTTTTCGCTTCTGATGGagttgaaaacatttttattaatagtCTTTCTGTTTTTCCCAAGTTGTTCATAGAAATCTTCCCTAGCCTGCCTCACTGTGGTTCTGCACTTAGCTTTACATCtaactcttttctgttttctttgtctaGTAACACCTTAACTTTTGAAGAATGGCTTGTTACTTCTAATGGCCGCCTTTGCTCTGCTGCTTAGACAGGCCTTTTCTGGGGCCTTTTAATGGTTGGGGATATGCATTACTCTGGGCATCTGGTAGTATATCTTTAAATGATCCCTGTACCCCAAAACATCTTACTCTTTTGACTGcttcttttaatattattttaagaaGAGTCTCGTTTTTATGGAGGCTTCTTTTTTGCAGTTTATGCTAACACAGCGTATTACAATGCTAATACTATACTCTTCCTATTCAGGCACAATTGGGGATTTTGTGTTACTTGTCACTGGACTTTACACTCTCTTTAACGTATAGTGCCCCTCCCATGCCACCATGACATACTCTTCTGTTCTGTATAATTTCACTTGGGGAATTAGAGtctctctgtttgtttgtttttctgatgtgtttctgaaaattttaaaacaaaaacttcaTTTAAAGCCAGGCCTTCCAATTCATCCACCTATTTTTTAGCCTTCCAGCATTCATCTAGAGGCATATATACATTTCCCCTTGGTTTCCTTGTCTTATTTTTTGTGCGTCCTGCTTCAATGGGACTGTCTATTGAGACTGatctttgctgtttcttaccTGTTCTCTATTGAATTATGTCCAGTCCCTTTCTAAGATAAAGAACTGATGCGACTATATTATGTCAAGCAGTGTGTTTTCAGCTTGATGGCTTTTCTGTATAAGCCCTGCATGAGCTCCTACTATCCTCAACTTTCATTAGTTCCTTATAAAGTAAAATCCTTCCTCTGTGTATATTTTCTCAATCTTATAAGGAGATTTTGACTCTCTAGCTGGTCCTGGAAGCATCCACAGAAGCTACTGCAGTCAAATGGACATAGAGCTCAGCTACTTTCAAACACATCAGTTCTTCTATATCCTGGTAAAGGGAGGTAAGAGGGAATGAAGACTGTATGTGCTTAGCAAAACATGCTGGCAGTGGCTCTGGAGGGATATCTGAGCACCTCTCTTCCAGTCACATCAGCAGGGGGAAGGCACAGAAGTACAACAGGAGAGCTGGGCCTTTGAGACAATCTGCAAAGAGACAGAGGCAGCACAGCACAGATCCCTGCAATGCCCTGAACacagcagcatccagagcccagGCCAGTGAGTACCCCGAGGGGATCCCTGCTCCCTCAGGGACCTGGGCTTCTCCTTGAGGCTGGAGGGAGatgctttctctcttccctctcctccaggCAGTGCCCAGATGGGAGCCCTCCCAGGGGGCTTCACAGATGGGGAAGAGGCACAGACAGGAAGAGAATAAACCAGAGGCTGAAAAACTTGAGAAAATTTGGATGGCTGGTGAGAAAGGAAGAGGCACTGCTTAAAATGTGAGTCTATCAGAGAGAGGACCAAGAACTGACAGTATTTCATACATGTCCTAGAATGGGAGCAGCGCAGTAGGAGCCAATGCCACTGTACTGTGTTTCTTTGAAACTGATGGACACAGATGAATGTTGCACAAGCCAGGCACCTCTGTTCCTAAATCTATCTGCTCTTGTTTCTGCTCTTTTACCCATATCCTCTCTTAATGAGAAGCTAAGAATATGTAAGCAGACACAGATCTCCTGCCTCCCCTGATACAggatttataaaattaaaaataataataataaaaaaaaaagtggctgcaCCTACACCACCAAATGAGAAAACGCTCAGGCTGATATCTGGGGGCAGCTCACTGGATTGCTACACTGTCAATATGGTGGCTCACGCCCAAAGCTCTCTTTTTGGAATGAATGGGTCAGTTCCCTCATGGAGGTGTTTCTGCATGTGACAGGACCTCTCAGAGCCCACGAGACCCCACATCTGGAGAGCATTCACACTTTCACTGCAGGAACAACAGCCCAGGCTCCATCCTTGTTGCCTTGCTTGCttctgtcctgctctgcagagaggGGAATTTAAGGGAGGGCTTGTTTCCTGGTTGCTCTCcaacctcttcttcctcttcagacCCCCTGGAGATCCAGCCTGCAGCAATCTCTGGTGAACATCAAGTTCTGCTACCCTGACTGCAAGgtggaggaagaggggaaagggaggaagactGCGTTTGGGGTGGTGTGGTCAGGCACAGACATTGTGCAGCAGCTAGAGCACAGCTCATATAGCATCCCTGATGGCACAGCTTGGGTCACTGCCCCCCCAAAATCCAGCGTGCAGTTGCAGGACAtggatgctgctgctgcacagcacCAATACCATAAGGCATGTGAAGTCAACCTGGCCCAGGTGACAGGGGCCCACTTTGGACTCAGCCTCTGCTGGGTCCAACCATCATTTGGCATACCAAGGCGAGATGGGCACTGCTCACCTCTTCATGTAAGACAGGCTCAGCATTGCCAGAAAGGAGCAGGGAggcctggcatgagcagaggtcTCTTCTGCTCCCCACCCCACCAGGACTTCCTTGGACTAGAACATGGTTGCCAGCCACCAAAGTACATGGAGGTGCAAACTGACCACACCACGTCAGGGGACGCTCTCCCCCAGTGGTGGCAGCTGTGTCAGGGCTCCTCTCTGAGCAGTCCTGGATCACAGTCTGCCAAGGAAGGAGCCTAACCCAGAGCTCTCAAACACTACTGCAGCCTACAGgcagggtgggtgtgggcagcAGAGCCCTGCACTGTGACTGTAGACACCACCAAGGTGTTATGTGCTTGCCTGCACTGTTCTCCCCTACAGACACATCTGGAAGAAGCACCAGCTGCTCTGAGACCAGCTGACAAGAAGG
It encodes:
- the SUPT4H1 gene encoding transcription elongation factor SPT4 isoform X2, producing the protein MALETVPKDLRHLRACLLCSLVKTIDQFEYDGCDNCDAYLQMKGNREMVYDCTSSSFDGIIAMMSPEDSWVSKWQRIRIVRELKSRGVAYKSRDTAIKT
- the SUPT4H1 gene encoding transcription elongation factor SPT4 isoform X1 codes for the protein MALETVPKDLRHLRACLLCSLVKTIDQFEYDGCDNCDAYLQMKGNREMVYDCTSSSFDGIIAMMSPEDSWVSKWQRISNFKPGVYAVSVTGRLPQGIVRELKSRGVAYKSRDTAIKT